One part of the Suncus etruscus isolate mSunEtr1 chromosome 2, mSunEtr1.pri.cur, whole genome shotgun sequence genome encodes these proteins:
- the LOC126001547 gene encoding small EDRK-rich factor 1 — MARGNQRELARQKNMKKSQEISKGKRKEDSLTASQRKQRDSEIMQQKQKAANEKKSMQTRDK, encoded by the exons ATGGCCC GTGGAAATCAACGAGAACTTGCTCGccagaaaaatatgaagaaatccCAGGAAATTAgcaaggggaaaagaaaagaggatagCTTGACTGCCTCTCAACGAAAGCAGAG GGATTCAGAGATCATGCAACAAAAGCAGAAGGCAGCTAATGAGAAGAAGTCCATGCAGACAAGAGATAAATGA